From the genome of Oxyura jamaicensis isolate SHBP4307 breed ruddy duck chromosome 2, BPBGC_Ojam_1.0, whole genome shotgun sequence, one region includes:
- the ACKR4 gene encoding atypical chemokine receptor 4 isoform X1, whose protein sequence is MCQINSDHFTEAHLSCSTCYQSADKRFAMGWDMNNSTDYWIEDEEDDLNSVIDYNTYELLCEKDDVRKFRKLFLPVFYALTFTVGVAGNSLVVAIYAYCKKLKTKTDMYIMHLAIADLLLLFTLPFWAANAVQGWELGISMCKLTSSLYTMNFSSSMLFLACISVDRYRATSGSQEHRRAGKRCSITCFCVWLAAILLSIPELIFNQVKKHNNRNECFPVFPMNMETLLKATIQILEIILEFLLPFLVMLTCYSVTARAIFRSANAKKSRPFMVLLAVVATFIITQLPYNIVKFWRAIDIIYLLITDCDASKTIDIALQVTKSIALFHACLNPLLYAFLGASFKMHIMKIAKNYGYWRRQQQNGVTEEISMNSEDRTEQTVSFTI, encoded by the exons ATGTGTCAGATCAACTCAGACCATTTCACTGAAGCACATCTCAGTTGCAGTACCTGCTACCAGTCTGCTGACAAAag GTTTGCCATGGGCTGGGATATGAACAACTCAACTGATTACTGGAttgaggatgaggaggatgaTCTCAACTCTGTCATAGATTACAATACGTACGAGCTTCTCTGTGAAAAAGACGATGTGAGAAAGTTCAGGAAATTATTCCTTCCTGTGTTCTATGCATTGACTTTCACTGTTGGAGTCGCAGGAAATTCCTTAGTGGTAGCAATTTATGCCTATTGCAAGAAACTGAAGACCAAGACAGATATGTACATCATGCACCTCGCCATCGCCGATCTGCTCTTGCTCTTCACACTCCCTTTTTGGGCTGCAAATGCAGTGCAGGGATGGGAACTTGGAATATCCATGTGCAAGCTCACTTCTTCTCTGTACACCATGAATTTCAGCTCTAGCATGCTGTTCTTGGCCTGTATCAGTGTGGACAGATACAGGGCGACTTCTGGATCCCAAGAGCACAGAAGAGCTGGTAAACGCTGCAGCATTACCTGCTTCTGTGTCTGGCTGGCTGCCATATTGCTCAGTATCCCTGAACTGATCTTTAACCAAGTCAAGAAGCACAATAACAGGAATGAATGCTTTCCTGTATTTCCAATGAACATGGAAACTCTCTTAAAAGCAACCATTCAAATCCTGGAAATTATCCTGgaatttctgcttcctttcctaGTAATGCTGACCTGCTATTCAGTTACTGCTCGGGCCATCTTTAGATCTGCAAATGCTAAAAAGTCTCGACCTTTCATGGTTCTGCTGGCCGTGGTGGCTACTTTCATTATTACTCAGCTGCCTTACAACATTGTTAAGTTCTGGCGAGCCATAGATATCATCTATTTATTGATCACTGACTGTGATGCAAGTAAAACTATAGACATTGCACTCCAGGTCACCAAGAGCATAGCTTTGTTTCACGCCTGCCTGAACCCTCTTCTGTATGCCTTTTTGGGCGCCtcctttaaaatgcatattatgaaaatagcaaaaaattATGGATACTGGAGAAGACAACAACAGAACGGAGTGACTGAAGAAATTTCTATGAATTCTGAAGACCGTACTGAGCAAACAGTTAGCTTCACCATATAG
- the ACKR4 gene encoding atypical chemokine receptor 4 isoform X2, which translates to MGWDMNNSTDYWIEDEEDDLNSVIDYNTYELLCEKDDVRKFRKLFLPVFYALTFTVGVAGNSLVVAIYAYCKKLKTKTDMYIMHLAIADLLLLFTLPFWAANAVQGWELGISMCKLTSSLYTMNFSSSMLFLACISVDRYRATSGSQEHRRAGKRCSITCFCVWLAAILLSIPELIFNQVKKHNNRNECFPVFPMNMETLLKATIQILEIILEFLLPFLVMLTCYSVTARAIFRSANAKKSRPFMVLLAVVATFIITQLPYNIVKFWRAIDIIYLLITDCDASKTIDIALQVTKSIALFHACLNPLLYAFLGASFKMHIMKIAKNYGYWRRQQQNGVTEEISMNSEDRTEQTVSFTI; encoded by the coding sequence ATGGGCTGGGATATGAACAACTCAACTGATTACTGGAttgaggatgaggaggatgaTCTCAACTCTGTCATAGATTACAATACGTACGAGCTTCTCTGTGAAAAAGACGATGTGAGAAAGTTCAGGAAATTATTCCTTCCTGTGTTCTATGCATTGACTTTCACTGTTGGAGTCGCAGGAAATTCCTTAGTGGTAGCAATTTATGCCTATTGCAAGAAACTGAAGACCAAGACAGATATGTACATCATGCACCTCGCCATCGCCGATCTGCTCTTGCTCTTCACACTCCCTTTTTGGGCTGCAAATGCAGTGCAGGGATGGGAACTTGGAATATCCATGTGCAAGCTCACTTCTTCTCTGTACACCATGAATTTCAGCTCTAGCATGCTGTTCTTGGCCTGTATCAGTGTGGACAGATACAGGGCGACTTCTGGATCCCAAGAGCACAGAAGAGCTGGTAAACGCTGCAGCATTACCTGCTTCTGTGTCTGGCTGGCTGCCATATTGCTCAGTATCCCTGAACTGATCTTTAACCAAGTCAAGAAGCACAATAACAGGAATGAATGCTTTCCTGTATTTCCAATGAACATGGAAACTCTCTTAAAAGCAACCATTCAAATCCTGGAAATTATCCTGgaatttctgcttcctttcctaGTAATGCTGACCTGCTATTCAGTTACTGCTCGGGCCATCTTTAGATCTGCAAATGCTAAAAAGTCTCGACCTTTCATGGTTCTGCTGGCCGTGGTGGCTACTTTCATTATTACTCAGCTGCCTTACAACATTGTTAAGTTCTGGCGAGCCATAGATATCATCTATTTATTGATCACTGACTGTGATGCAAGTAAAACTATAGACATTGCACTCCAGGTCACCAAGAGCATAGCTTTGTTTCACGCCTGCCTGAACCCTCTTCTGTATGCCTTTTTGGGCGCCtcctttaaaatgcatattatgaaaatagcaaaaaattATGGATACTGGAGAAGACAACAACAGAACGGAGTGACTGAAGAAATTTCTATGAATTCTGAAGACCGTACTGAGCAAACAGTTAGCTTCACCATATAG